ACGCAAGTAGTTTGTCCCAGTCCACTTTCAGTCAACATATTTACTACTTCGTAAGTCAATGTTCCCGAACGCGAGATCAAACCAACATTCCCTTTTTTGAAGATCATTGCCGGCAGAATACCAATCAAACACTCATCCGGAGTAATTAAGCCCGGGCAGTTGGCACCAATTAGTTTTGTTCCATGATTCTTTAAAACCGGAGTTACTTTAATCATGTCCTGAACCGGAACATGTTCGGTAATACAAACCACCAATTCAATTCCCGCGTAGCTGGCTTCCATAATGGCGTCGGCAGCAAAAGCCGCCGGCACAAATATTACCGATGCATTGGAACCGGTTGCTTTAACAGCATCTTCAACACTGTTAAAAACCGGCACACCTTCTACTTCCTGACCAGCTTTACCGGGCGAAGTTCCACCAACAACATTGGTTCCGTAGGCTTTCATTTTTGAGGTATGAAAAGCTCCGTCGCGACCGGTAATTCCCTGTACTATTACTTTTGTATCTTTATTTATAAGTATGCTCATTACTTTTTCACTTTTTACTTTAAACTTTTGCCTTACTTTTTACTTAACTCTATTGCTGTTTGAGCTGCTTCGCGCATGGTTTCAACAACCGGCAATCCTGTTTGCTTAATAATTTCCAAGCCCTCTTTGGCGTTGGTTCCCGACAAACGAATTACGATAGGCACGTCAGTTTTTATCTGATCGAGCGCTATTACCAAACCGCGAGCTACATCGTCGCAACGGGTAATTCCACCAAAAATGTTAATCATAACCGAGTTTACATTCTGGTCACTCAGCAAAATATTCATGGCATCTACCACTTTTTGCGGATTCGAAGAACCACCAATGTCAAGGAAGTTGGCAGGTTCGCCACCATATAATTTAATCATATCCATGGTAGCCATAGCCAGACCGGCACCGTTTACCATACAACCGATATTTCCATCGAGTTTTATGTACGAAAGACCTTTTGCATTTGCTTCAATCTCTTTCAGTTCTTCTTTATCGGCCTCGCGCATGCTCAAAATTTCTTTTTGACGATACAAAGCATTGTCATCAAAATTCATTTTACCATCAATAGCCAAAACCTGTTTATCGGGCGTAAGAACCAGAGGGTTGATTTCGGCCAACGATGAATCGGTATCAACATAAAGCTGGTAAAGTTTTACCAAAATATTGGCACACTGTCTGATTTCTTTTGGATCGGCAAATAACTGAATGGCAATTTTACGTGCCTGCCAGGGCATTAATCCCATCGACGGATCAATCGCCATTTTAATAATTTTTTCCGGCGAAACTTTTGCTACTTCTTCAATTTCAACGCCACCTTCGGCGCTGGCCATCAATGTTACCGACTTGGTGTTCCGGTCGTTGATCAGACCAACATAAAATTCCTTTTCAATATCGACAGCATCGGCAACCAATACTTTTTCAACACAGATGCCTTTAATGTCCATACCAAGAATTTGTTCGGCTTTTTCAACGGCTTCGGCTTTTGTATTCGCCAATTTTACTCCGCCGGCTTTTCCGCGTCCGCCAACATGCACCTGCGCTTTTACAACACGCAGTTTGTCTTTGTCCGATACATTTTGTTTTACTTCATCAACCGTATGGCACACAACACCTTCCGGCACAGGAATCCCGTACTTCCTGAATAAATTTCGGGCTTGATATTCGTGAATTTTCATATATATTAATTGTTTGTCGTCGAAAGCCTACTATAACCGGACCAGGAGCAAAAACAGGATTAAAGCACTAGTTCATTTCTAATTGACTTTCAGTTTTTAAAAATTAATGTTAAATGTAACGATTATTTAACCGTTAAACCCTTCATTTTGTTTTGAAATTTTATGACTTACAACACATTTTTTCTGTAACCAAAATCACTTGATTGTAAAATTCTGCTAAAACAGAAATGCGGTACTGAGTCACTTCTTTTTTTTCAGTAGATTTGCAGCACTTAAACAGATTACAATGAAGGAAGCGATCAGACAAGTTATTGAACACGAAGCGAAGGCCATTCAGGCTATTCCGGTAGAAGACGGAATGCTTGATGCTATTGAATTGATACACCGCCAGGTACACCAAATGAATGGAAAACTGGTTACCAGCGGAATGGGAAAAGCCGGGCAAATTGCAGCAAATATTGCAACCACATTTAGCTCAACCGGAACGCCGGCGGTTTTTCTTCACCCCAGCGAATCGCAACACGGCGACCTGGGCGTGCTACAACAAAACGATGTTCTACTGGTGATTTCAAACTCAGGAAAAACACGCGAAATTATTGAGCTGATTGAGTTGGCAGAAAATTTATATGCCGGACTTCCATTAATCGTAATTTCAAGTAATCCGGAAGGTGTGTTGGCAAAAACTGCCGATGCTTTTATTTACACCGGAAACCCGCAGGAAGTTTGCCCTTTGGGGCTTTCACCAACAACATCTACCACAGTTATGACCGTAATTGGCGATGCATTGGTAGTATCGATGATGAACAAAATTGGTTTTACCAACGTCGATTATGCCAAACGTCACCATGGTGGATATTTGGGAAGTAAATCGCGTTTACAGGCCGAGAGTGATAAAAAGGATTGACGTAGATTGATAGAAGATTGAGTAGAATGATTTTAGATTTTTAACCCGATATTGAAGATGAGAATAACAAAAGAAAATACTGTTGGATTGGTTATCGATATTCAGGAGCGGCTGATTGCTGCTATGAACGATAAAGAAACACTGCTAAAAAATTGCGAAACACTAACGCAGGGCTTAAAAGAATTGGAAGTGCCGATGCTGGTATCGCAACAATACACAAAAGGACTGGGCGAAACTGTACCCGAAATTCAGGCAGCTTTTGACGAATTCAGCTACTATGAGAAGAAAGACTTTAGCTGTTATGATGTACCAGAAATAGCTGAAAAATTTAAAGACTTAGAGGCTAAAAACATTATTATTTGTGGAATTGAGTCGCACGTTTGCGTACTACAAACTGCGGTTGATTTGAAAGCCGCCGGATTAAATCCGATCGTAGTTATGGATTGTGTTTCATCGCGTACAGCTGCTAATGTTGAGTTGGCAAAAGAGCGTTTCCGTTTTGAAGGAATTATGATGAGCTCGTACGAATCTATCCTTTTTGAATTAACAGGTTCAGCAGGCGATCCTTCGTTCCGTGCCATTTCAAAACTTGTAAAATAGAAAACTCCATAGTCATCGTCTGCTTCATTTTCAGGCGATGACAATTAACAAAATAATATGCTCGAAATTTGCGCCATCGCATCAGGAAGTAACGGAAACTGCTATTACATTGGCAACGAAAATTCGGCAATTTTGGTTGACGCCGGAATTTCTACCAAGCAGATTCTGAAACGGATGAATGAACGTGACCTGGACCACAACAAATTACGGGCACTTTTTATTACGCACGAACACAGCGACCACATGCGCGGAGCGCGGGTTATGGGGAAACGACTTCAGATTCCGGTATACATGACCGCAAAAACCTACGATGGTTCGTATAAAAATCTTCGGCCAGATTATCCACGGTTTTTTACCTGCGATGAAACAATCACCGTCGACGATTTTACCGTTCACCCGGTACAAAAATTCCACGATGCTGCTGAGCCCTGTTCATTCAGAATTAGCTACAACGACATTAACATCGGCGTTTTTACTGATATTGGCGAAGCATGCGACAATGTAAAAGAACATGTAGCAAAATGTAATGCTTTATTCCTGGAATCGAACTACGATGAAAAAATGCTTTGGGAAGGCCGCTATCCACAGTTTCTGAAAGAAAGAGTTGCTTCAAAAGTCGGGCACCTGTCGAACGACCAGACTTTTGAGTTACTGGACAAACATACCAACGGAGAACTGAGATGTGTATTTCTGAGCCATATTTCAAAAGATAACAACACCCACGAAAAAGTATTAAAAACGATGCAACCGCTTTCCGAACGATTTGAGATAAATATTGCATCGCGCTTTGAGGCATCTGAAGTTTACCAGCTTACATCCACTGCTGGTCATAAAAAACAAATCCCGAACAATCCCCAAAATTTAAAACTGCAGTTTCCTGAGTTTTAACCGGCCACAAAAGCCGGATTGAGTCTTATTCGAGATTTGCTGCTTTCCGGAATTTATTCCGCAACTAGCTATTTAATAAATTATCGCTTAAAGCTTGTAGCGTTTGTTCTTTATGTTGTGTTGGCACCAAAATCGAGATATTATGGCGGCTTCCTCCATACGAGATCATGCGGATTGGAATGCCATCGAGTGCATTGAACACCTTCGAAGCAAATCCCTTTTCTTCCTGAATAATATCTCCCACAATACAAACGATAGTCATATCCTGGTCGAGCACAACCGTACCATAATTATCCAGTTCCTCTTTAATTGATTCAAGATTCCTGGTATCATCAATCGTTAATGACACGGCCACCTCCGAAGTTGAGATCATGTCGATAGGCGTGCGGAAATCTGCAAATACTTTAAAGATCTTCGACAGGAAACCATAGGCATTTAACATCCTTCCTGAACGAACTTTAATAGCCGTAATATCATCTTTGGCAGCAACCGCTTTTATACCACGGCCATCCGACTCGGCGGTAATAAGCGTACCATTGTCAGTAGGATTCATGGTGTTCTTCAGGCGAACCGGAATGTTCTGAACACGCGCCGGAAGCACCGTTTGCGGATGCAGAATTTTTGCTCCAAAAAAGGCCAGCTCAGCTGCTTCGTTATACGATAGCTGATCGATTTTTTGAGTATTTTCCACAAAGCGAGGATCGTTGTTATGAAAACCGTCGATATCCGTCCAAATCTGAATTTCATCGGCATCAATCGCAGCACCAATCAACGAAGCAGTGTAATCACTACCACCACGCTGCAGGTTGTTTATTTCACCTTCGGCATCTTTACAAATAAATCCCTGTGTAATATAATACTTCGCTTCGCCTACCTCTTTCAATACGGGCTTAATGTGCTCGCGAATGTAATTCAGGTCGGCAGCTTTATCCTCATCAATTTTCATAAAATCAAGAGCCGGCAACAACTTTGTATCATGGCCGTTTTCGTTCATCAGCAAAGTTACCAGGTTGGTAGAAATTATCTCGCCCTGCGCCAAAATTGTATTCTCGCCAACTTCGCCAAAAGTGCCCGATGTAAATGATTTTATCGTTTGAAAAACGTCTTTAATGATCTTTAATCCCTTCTTCTTGTTTTCTTCGGAAGTAAAAAGTTCAGCAACTACCTTTTTATAATTCTCCTCCAGGTTACCAATAAAAATACGCGCGGTATCCTTATTCTTCTTCTTAAGATAGTTTGAAATTTCTACCAAAGAATTGGTTGTTCCCGACATGGCTGATAGTACAATAATCTTTTGCTCTCCATCGGTTACCAAATCCATAACAGCCCTCATGTTCTCGGGCGAGCCAACCGATGTTCCTCCGAATTTTAAAACTTTCATTTCTCTTTAATTCAAAATTTTAGTGCTGCAAATATGAATAATTTTTAAATCAATAGAAAAGCTTTTTTATTAATATGCATATTTATTCAACCGTTTTGCATATTTATTAACATTTTGCTATGATAAGTATCACATTGTGGCTTAAAAACCATTCTGATGCAAGAGGTACATTTGGCAAGAAACTAAATCAGTACCAAAATGAAGCGTATCTTTCTATTAACCGTTATTTACCTTTTTTCCTTATCCGCGATTCATGCACAAGACGAATCGTCTTATTTTCTCATCAGTAAATCGGAGGAATCAGTAGCTGAAGGAATCGCCAAAATTAAATCAGCACTATCAGAATCGGGCTTCAGAGTAATTGGCGATTATCAACCTGCTCAATCAGAGAATTTAGCCGTTGTTTGTTATACTCACCCCAAACTGGAAGAAATTGCGCTGAACTTCAGCGACCGCGGTGCATTGGCATCGGCACTAAAAATTGGATTGAAAAAACAAGGAGAGACGCTCAACATTAGCATGGTAAATCCGATGTATTTATTTTACGCCTATTTTGTTGACAACGTTGATACGCATGAAGATGCGTTACGCAAAATATCAGATCAGGCAATTGCCGCTATTCGAAACATTGGAACAATGAACGAACCTTTTGGAGGAACGCTGGACAAGAAAAAACTTCAAAAGTACCACTACAAGGTAATGATGCCTTACTTTACCGATGCCGAAGAGCTGAAAAGCTTCGATTCGTTTGACGAAGGCTTAAAAACCATTCAGCAAAACCTGAAGGCCGGCAAAGGCGAAACGGAAAAAGTATACGAGTTGGTTTATACTGACAAGGAAGTGGCTGTTTGGGGTGTTGCATTAAAAGATGCAGAAAATGGAGAAGCCCATTTTTTACCAATAATTGGCGACGATCATGTGGCAGCAATGCCCTACGAAATCATTCTTCAGGGAAATACCGCAAGCATACTTCCGGGGAAATTCCGGATTGCATTGCATTGGCCCGAACTTACCATGGGTACATTTATGAAAATAATGAGTACACCGGGCGATATTAAAAAGTCAATGGAAAAACTGACGGAATAAAAAATGAGGCTGTTTGTGTGCAACCATGAACAGACTTATCTACAATAACTTTTCAATAAAGAATTCAACCACATCTTTACCCGACGGATCTGAAATTCCTATGGCCGGAGCATAAACAATTGCCTCTGTACCAACTTCTTCGGCACGGTCTTTTAGCGCTTTTGCATGCAAGGGATGATGATGCAATTCATCCTCGTTGGTTGGGATGCCTCCTTCGTAATGATTGAACACAAAACACGGCACGGCATCTTTTGTCATTTTAGCCAGGAAGTCGAGTTCTGAGCGAATTTCTTTTTGTGCAAACAGATCAACACCTTCTGCCGATTTCAGCCCAAAAACACGGGCAATAGACAATAGCTCTTCAGGATTTTGATAAGGAGGAATGCCAATCAATTCGGGCCAGCGTAAAATGTCGTAAGTAGATTGCGTGGAGAACGCGGCTGCACATGAGATAGTTGTAGATTCCCGCAACACCGGATCGTTACTTTCGGCGTCAGCCATATCATCCGAAAAGGCCAGCCACAATGCAGTTCCGGCTCCGGCCGAACCGCCACTGCAGGCAATGCTGTTTTTATCGATATTATATTTTTCGGCGTTGACCCGAATAAATTGCAGGCAGCGTTTTGAGTCATTCATGCTACCGAGAATTCCGTATGGCGGCTCGTTCATAAAACGGTAGTTAATGCTGGCAATGGAAATACCGGCGTTGAGCAAACGCAGCCAGTCTTCCGAATCATAATAGCGGCTTTTGTCGCCACCAATAAAACCGCCGCCATGTACGTACATTACAAGAGGAGTCGGTTTGTCCGAATCGGCCAGCCAAATGTCGAAAGTATTTCGTTCGTGGTTGCCGTAACGTACGTTGGCAAAAGTTGCAGGCACGCCGGCAGCGTTTATAGCTTTTGGTAAATCTATATATTCAATCATTATTTGTTTTAGTTTTATTGGTAAGTTCCCGCAAATAGTACGAATGGCAGTATTCGGTTAGTACATTCGCAGCGGTTGCCCAATTCGCAATACGGAGTTTTCCGAAATATTGTTCAGGCGGCACAACTCATTGATCGAGGTTTTAAACTTTCGCGAGATCACCCAAAGCGAATCGCCCGAGCGCACCTTGTAATATTCGGGCACTGCAACATTTGTTGAGTAGCCTTTTGGTTTTAGCTTTTTGTGCAGGGCCATTAAACTTTCTGTATCCAAAGCATCGTCGCGTATCTTTTCTTCTTTAAAATCAAACACCAGTTCGGGGTCAAAAGGCTTTCCGTTTTCACGCATCTCAAAATGTAAATGCGGACCACGGGCACGCCCTGTACTTCCGGCCAAACCTATCGGTTCTCCCTTTTCCACCTTATCGCCCTTATTCTTCAGGAATTTGGTGAGGTGAGCGTAATACGTTTGAATATTATTTCGATGCTGAACAACAACCAGCCGGCCAAATCCATATCCCCAGTTGGCGCGGGCAATAACTCCGCTTTGTGAAGCCACCACGGTATCGCCTTTATACATTTTTATATCGGTGCCGTAGTGCATGCGCCCCGAGCGGGGACCAAAACGACTGATAATATACCCATCATTCCCGGGAACAAGAAACTGCTCCAGATAACCTTTTTGTGCCGATTCGGGAAAGCTGTCTAGCGAAGCCCGGAAACCCTGAACATTAATGGTCTTCTCCACATCAGGCACTTTCAAGGTATTAACCGATCTATCTTGCCCGAAAGCAACAGACACTGCAAAAAGCAGCAAACAAAAAATTCCCACTCGTCGAATAATCATGCTACAAAAAAAGTCAAAAGATTCTGGAATTGAAAACGACAAAGCAGGAAGATTATTCTCCGGTGAAACAATTTAACTTGTCTAAAATTTTAAATTTTCAAGGCAACTTATCTTTTTACGGGGAATTCCCTAGGGTAAATAATCATTTTTTATGACGTGAATTTCATTCTTGTTCCCATTTCATGTTAACAAATATGCTGAAGAGCCGGGAAAAAATCACCTTCGAAAAATGATGCTTATCTTTGTAGAACTTACTAAAAACAGAACTGATCGGCTGTATTATATTTCAACCAAAAAAATAAAATAAAGATGATTTATCTGGCAGACACCGCAGACATTCAGGCATTAAAAGAATTATACGATTTTTTCCCTTTGACAGGGGTAACCACAAATCCTACTATCTTAAAACAATCGGGGTTAAAACTTTCAGAAGCCGTTCAAAACATCATTGGGATTGTTGGCAAAGGAAGTATTCACGTTCAGGTGATGAGCGACAAGGCCGAAGAAATGGTTAGAGAGGCAAAAACCTACAAAAGTTATTTTAACCTGGGCGATAATTTTTACGCTAAAATTCCGGTATCGATAGAAGGTTACAAAGCCATGCGCATACTAAAAGATGCAGGCATAAACGTAACGGCAACAGCTATTTTTACACAGCAACAGGCATTGGTGGCATCGCGTGCCGGAGCCGATTTTGTTGCGCCTTACGTTAGCCGATTAGACAATATTTCGTCGCACGGAATTGAGGTAGTTAGCGACATTGTTAAAAACACCAAAGAATTTAATCTGGACACCAAAGTACTGGCAGCCAGTTTTAAAACAGTCGACCAGATTCACCGCGTGAGCATGGCCGGAGCACAGTCGGCAACGATCAGTCCCGAATTGCTTTTCCAACTGATAAAGCACCCGATGACCGACATCAGCATTGCGCAGTTTGAAAAAGACGGCGAAGGATTATACAATATTTTCTAGTAAAATTAGCGGCTAATTCCTGAAAGTAATTCATCCTTATTTCCCATAATAATGAGTGGATTGCTTTTTGGATCGAGCCATTTTAGCACCCTTAGCATATTCCTTTCGGTTATGGCCACACAACCTGCAGTTGGCTCGCTACCGGTTTTATTCAAATGAAAAAAGATGGCACTTCCTTTTCCTTTTACTACCGGATTTGTGTTGTATTCAATTACCATACAGTATTTGTAGGCATCGCTTTTTAGAAGTAGATTTTCGTAAGATTGTGCATCGGTTTCGCCATGCACATAACGATTGTAGTTTTCCGACTCCGGGTCGTCGATCCATTTATCCTCAGCAGTAGTTTTCTGATACGGCATTTTTGTATCGGCGCGATCAAGGTAGGTAAACAATTGCCCGAGCGCAAAAATACCTGTTGGCGATTTACCGTCACCTTCAATTTTTTCATTAATCGGAGCAAAACCATTTTCGCCAATACCCGCCGGCATCATTTCAAAAACCGCTTGCCAACCCTGCTTTGTTTTTTCGTAAACCAGCAAATTTGCATTATGGTCATCGGGAGCAGAATTAAAAACCACCAATACCTGCCGCACATCTGGCCGACTCTGCCATTGTATACTTTCAAGAATTTTTTGCCCCACTATTTCCGGTTTCTCCGGAGCTGTTTTACAAGCTGCCATCGCAAAGAGAAACACGAATAAAATTGCCCATTTGTTATACTTCAGAATCATTAAGAGGCAAAGTAAACATAAATTTACTTCCTTTTCCAACTTGGCTTTCAACACTAATTTTGCCTCCATGTCTCTCAACAAATTCTTTACATAGCACCAGCCCCAGTCCGGTGCCTTTCTCGCCATTTGTTCCCCGGGTAACTTCGGTACTTTCAATGCTGAATATACTTTTCTGTTTATCTTCTGCTATTCCTATTCCGTTGTCCTTGATTTTCACCTCGCACCAGCTGTTTTGTTTTGATACGGAAACGGCAATTTCGCCATCGCTATGCGTAAACTTTACGGCATTGGCAATCAGGTTACGCATAATACTTGAGAACATATTCACATCGACACTGGCAACAAGTTCTTCTTTTGCATACACTTCAATCAGTATATTCTTTTTCAACGCTGCCTCATCATGAAAACGTAATAAGTCCCTTATTTTTTCGGTAACATTTATGGGCTCTGGATTAAATGAGATGGCATTTCGTTGCAACCGTGCCCAGGTTAACAAATTACCCAACAAGTCGTTAGCCTGTATCGACGATTTATAAATATTTGAGATATGGTGCTCCTTACTGGCTTCATCCATGTTCTTGAAACTCATCAGCAAATTTTCGGAGAAACCAATGATGATATTAAAATGATTACGCAGATCGTGCCCGATTATCGAGAAGAACTTGTCTTTTGTACGGTTTAACTCGTTCAATTCTTTGTTTTTGGACGTAATTACCTCGTTCTGTTCTTTAATTTGAATTGTACGTTCCAACACCTTTTTCTCCAACCTTACTTTCTCCAGTTTCAGACGTCGTTCGCGCAGTTTTATAAATGTCCAGATACCCAAAACAATAAATATAAAATAAGCCATGTAGGCTATTTTACTGCGCCACCAAGGAGGAAGTACCACTATTTGCAAGCTCACTCCTTCCTCATTCCACACACCGTCGTTATTTGATCCTTTAACCGAAAAAGTATACTCTCCGGCCGGCAAGGCAAAAAATGGTACAAACTTGCGGTTTTCAATCTCATTCCACTCATTTGAAATGCCTTCCATTTTATAGGCATAACTGTTTTTGTTGGCATTGGTAAATTCAAGAGCGGCAAATTCAATGGTAAACGATTGTACGTCGTGTTTTAACACCACCTTCGATTTAGTTGCAATATTAACTTCGTACTGTTGATTATTACTGGTGGCAGAAAAGGCTGTAAACACAATGTTGGGCACATAAGGATTTCCTTTCAACGAGTCGGGGAAAAACGTGTTAAAGCCATTCATCCCTCCAAACAGTAGTTCGCCATCGTCGGCACAAAATGCGGCACGCAGGTTAAATTCAGAGCTTTGCAAACCATCTTCGGGTGTAAAAACCTGTATCTCATTTTTATCCAAATCGTACCGGCACAAACCATTGCCGGTGGCAAACCACAAATCCTGATTTTTGTCTTCAACAATTTCGTATATGTAATTACTAGGCAAGCCATCTTTCTCATCCAAATAGCTAAACTGCTGTGTGTGTTTATCAAAAATATTAAGCGCTGCATTGGTCCCTATCCAAATCCTTCGACGGCTGTCTTCGCACAACGAAATAACAAAATCGCTGCTCAGCTCCCCTTCTGCTTTATTGTAATGTACCAGCTTATCCGTTACCGGATTATAGACATCTAGACCTCCAATTGTGGCCATCCAAATCATTCCGTCAGAATCTTCCAAAAAGGTATAAACCAGGTTCGAACTAATTTTCCTCGAGCCTTCTTCCTGTTGATCAAAGGTTATAACCTCCTCTGTGTTTTTTGCCACAAGATAAACTCCTACAGAGGTACCAATCCAATATCGATCGTTTTTATCCTGAATGATGTGATAAATACGTGTGTTTTCCAACGCAGGCCAATCGGGACGATTAAAAAATTGCCGCCAATCTTCAAACAACCGTTTTTGTTTATTCCAGATAAATATTCCGTCCCGTGTTCCTAACCAAATATCGCCCTCATGATCTTTGAAAACCACATGTACAAAATCGTTGGGGAGGTAATGATTGTTGCTTTGTTGCGAAGAAAAATGTTCTACTTCATTACTTTCCGTATCAACAATATTTAAACCCTGTCCCCAGTTACCAATCCACAATTTACCATCGTCGTTTTTTAGTATTCCGGCAATAACATTTCCCAGCAAATCAACCGATGCCGGCGAATTATTATGCCGGTAAAGCCGGAATTTATCCATTTTAAGATCGGTTTTGCTGATACCTGCCAGCGTGCCTACCCACAGGTTTTCTGATTTATCGATCAATAGACTCTGAACAATATTATGCGCCAGCCCGCTGTTTTCCGAAGTCAAATTTTCAATGGAATATCGCCCGTCTTCTTCTGATAGAATAAAAATTCCGTTGCCTTCGGTTCCCATAACCAGTTGCCCCGATTTGGTTTCAACGATACTACGAACACAGGAGCTAAACCAAAAATCCTCACCCGATGTAAGTGCAAAAAACTGCTCGTCAAACACATCCTTATCACGATTAAAGAGGTACAATCCTTCTGTTGTTCCGGCCCATATCCGGGATTTCGAATCCTGAAATAACCCGGTAACATTTGTTTGCTGCAATGTATCACCGCTACCGGTTAAAAACGGGTAACAAGTAAATTTTTCTTCCTGAAATGAAAAGACCGCAATACCTTCCGTGCATCCAGTCCAGAGAGAGCCATCTCGATCTTCCAATACAGGAAGTTGTACATCCTTTATGGCAGGATCGAAAGGGATGTTGCTTTGAAAGTGTGTAAAATGTTTCGCTTCTGAGTCAGAAGCAGAAAGCACCGGCGGCGTGTGTACAAGCATTTGCCCGTTGCTTAAAAGCAGGTTATTATAACTGTGAGTGCTCACCTCGGGAT
This is a stretch of genomic DNA from uncultured Draconibacterium sp.. It encodes these proteins:
- a CDS encoding M23 family metallopeptidase yields the protein MIIRRVGIFCLLLFAVSVAFGQDRSVNTLKVPDVEKTINVQGFRASLDSFPESAQKGYLEQFLVPGNDGYIISRFGPRSGRMHYGTDIKMYKGDTVVASQSGVIARANWGYGFGRLVVVQHRNNIQTYYAHLTKFLKNKGDKVEKGEPIGLAGSTGRARGPHLHFEMRENGKPFDPELVFDFKEEKIRDDALDTESLMALHKKLKPKGYSTNVAVPEYYKVRSGDSLWVISRKFKTSINELCRLNNISENSVLRIGQPLRMY
- a CDS encoding aspartate kinase, yielding MKVLKFGGTSVGSPENMRAVMDLVTDGEQKIIVLSAMSGTTNSLVEISNYLKKKNKDTARIFIGNLEENYKKVVAELFTSEENKKKGLKIIKDVFQTIKSFTSGTFGEVGENTILAQGEIISTNLVTLLMNENGHDTKLLPALDFMKIDEDKAADLNYIREHIKPVLKEVGEAKYYITQGFICKDAEGEINNLQRGGSDYTASLIGAAIDADEIQIWTDIDGFHNNDPRFVENTQKIDQLSYNEAAELAFFGAKILHPQTVLPARVQNIPVRLKNTMNPTDNGTLITAESDGRGIKAVAAKDDITAIKVRSGRMLNAYGFLSKIFKVFADFRTPIDMISTSEVAVSLTIDDTRNLESIKEELDNYGTVVLDQDMTIVCIVGDIIQEEKGFASKVFNALDGIPIRMISYGGSRHNISILVPTQHKEQTLQALSDNLLNS
- the sucC gene encoding ADP-forming succinate--CoA ligase subunit beta — its product is MKIHEYQARNLFRKYGIPVPEGVVCHTVDEVKQNVSDKDKLRVVKAQVHVGGRGKAGGVKLANTKAEAVEKAEQILGMDIKGICVEKVLVADAVDIEKEFYVGLINDRNTKSVTLMASAEGGVEIEEVAKVSPEKIIKMAIDPSMGLMPWQARKIAIQLFADPKEIRQCANILVKLYQLYVDTDSSLAEINPLVLTPDKQVLAIDGKMNFDDNALYRQKEILSMREADKEELKEIEANAKGLSYIKLDGNIGCMVNGAGLAMATMDMIKLYGGEPANFLDIGGSSNPQKVVDAMNILLSDQNVNSVMINIFGGITRCDDVARGLVIALDQIKTDVPIVIRLSGTNAKEGLEIIKQTGLPVVETMREAAQTAIELSKK
- a CDS encoding alpha/beta hydrolase, which translates into the protein MIEYIDLPKAINAAGVPATFANVRYGNHERNTFDIWLADSDKPTPLVMYVHGGGFIGGDKSRYYDSEDWLRLLNAGISIASINYRFMNEPPYGILGSMNDSKRCLQFIRVNAEKYNIDKNSIACSGGSAGAGTALWLAFSDDMADAESNDPVLRESTTISCAAAFSTQSTYDILRWPELIGIPPYQNPEELLSIARVFGLKSAEGVDLFAQKEIRSELDFLAKMTKDAVPCFVFNHYEGGIPTNEDELHHHPLHAKALKDRAEEVGTEAIVYAPAIGISDPSGKDVVEFFIEKLL
- a CDS encoding transaldolase family protein, yielding MIYLADTADIQALKELYDFFPLTGVTTNPTILKQSGLKLSEAVQNIIGIVGKGSIHVQVMSDKAEEMVREAKTYKSYFNLGDNFYAKIPVSIEGYKAMRILKDAGINVTATAIFTQQQALVASRAGADFVAPYVSRLDNISSHGIEVVSDIVKNTKEFNLDTKVLAASFKTVDQIHRVSMAGAQSATISPELLFQLIKHPMTDISIAQFEKDGEGLYNIF
- a CDS encoding isochorismatase family protein yields the protein MRITKENTVGLVIDIQERLIAAMNDKETLLKNCETLTQGLKELEVPMLVSQQYTKGLGETVPEIQAAFDEFSYYEKKDFSCYDVPEIAEKFKDLEAKNIIICGIESHVCVLQTAVDLKAAGLNPIVVMDCVSSRTAANVELAKERFRFEGIMMSSYESILFELTGSAGDPSFRAISKLVK
- the sucD gene encoding succinate--CoA ligase subunit alpha, whose product is MSILINKDTKVIVQGITGRDGAFHTSKMKAYGTNVVGGTSPGKAGQEVEGVPVFNSVEDAVKATGSNASVIFVPAAFAADAIMEASYAGIELVVCITEHVPVQDMIKVTPVLKNHGTKLIGANCPGLITPDECLIGILPAMIFKKGNVGLISRSGTLTYEVVNMLTESGLGQTTCVGIGGDAVSGLYFIDLLEMYENDPATEAVVLIGEIGGDAEEQAARFIKEKMTKPVVAFIAGQSAPPGKRMGHAGAIISSGSGTAEEKIKAFKAADVPVAKEPREIPGLVKEKLGL
- a CDS encoding SIS domain-containing protein, producing MKEAIRQVIEHEAKAIQAIPVEDGMLDAIELIHRQVHQMNGKLVTSGMGKAGQIAANIATTFSSTGTPAVFLHPSESQHGDLGVLQQNDVLLVISNSGKTREIIELIELAENLYAGLPLIVISSNPEGVLAKTADAFIYTGNPQEVCPLGLSPTTSTTVMTVIGDALVVSMMNKIGFTNVDYAKRHHGGYLGSKSRLQAESDKKD
- a CDS encoding MBL fold metallo-hydrolase — its product is MLEICAIASGSNGNCYYIGNENSAILVDAGISTKQILKRMNERDLDHNKLRALFITHEHSDHMRGARVMGKRLQIPVYMTAKTYDGSYKNLRPDYPRFFTCDETITVDDFTVHPVQKFHDAAEPCSFRISYNDINIGVFTDIGEACDNVKEHVAKCNALFLESNYDEKMLWEGRYPQFLKERVASKVGHLSNDQTFELLDKHTNGELRCVFLSHISKDNNTHEKVLKTMQPLSERFEINIASRFEASEVYQLTSTAGHKKQIPNNPQNLKLQFPEF